A genomic stretch from Oncorhynchus tshawytscha isolate Ot180627B linkage group LG07, Otsh_v2.0, whole genome shotgun sequence includes:
- the LOC112255397 gene encoding LOW QUALITY PROTEIN: guanylate cyclase soluble subunit beta-2-like (The sequence of the model RefSeq protein was modified relative to this genomic sequence to represent the inferred CDS: substituted 1 base at 1 genomic stop codon), whose translation MRARCASLCQSGVPVXPTALPHSFTPCYPDKLWMEEQAFCNAFPFHIVFDKQLKVKQTGINIQKFVPGLQTMDSRLDKYFSIVHPQVTFNIESIRMFINSKFVLKTRREMVPLASQHQSMLKLRGQMVWMESLGCMVCLCSPKLRSLQELEERGLHISDIAQHDTTRDLILLNQQRLAEMELSNQLERKKEELRILSRHLEGEKKKTQTLLYAMLPRHVANQQKEGKRVEAGEFQVCTILFSDVVTFSNICAACEPIQIVNMLNSMYSKFDRLTSVHDVYKVETIGDAYMVVGGVPIPADSHAERVANFALVMRIAAREVTNPITGHPYQIRVGLHTGPVLAGVVGDKMPRYCLFGDTVNTASRMESHGVPDDIHLSPFTYSALEDKGFDILERGEIQVKGKGLMTTYFLLQNLCVSEDTIMARGTGEPCVYRDNQQGAGESEIDEAMWVCSIAS comes from the exons ATGAGAGCCAGAtgtgccagtctgtgccagtCTGGTGTGCCAGTCTGACCCACTGCCCTGCCCCACTCATTCACACCCTGCTACCCAGATAAGCTGTGGATGGAGGAACAAGCATTCTGCAATGCCTTCCCTTTCCACATTGTCTTTGATAAACAG CTCAAGGTGAAGCAGACTGGGATTAACATCCAGAAGTTTGTCCCTGGGCTGCAGACGATGGACAGCCGTCTGGATAAGTACTTCAGCATTGTCCATCCACAGGTGACCttcaacatcgagagcatcaggATGTTCATCAACAGCAAGTTTGTCCTGAAGACCAGACGGGAGATGGTGCCCCTGGCTTCTCAGCATCAGTCCATGCTCAAACTCAGAG GTCAGATGGTGTGGATGGAGTCTCTGGGCTGTATGGTGTGCCTGTGCTCTCCGAAGCTGCGCAGCCTGCAGGAGTTGGAGGAGAGGGGTCTGCACATCTCCGACATCGCCCAGCACGACACCACCCGGGACCTCATCCTGCTTAACCAACAGCGTCTGGCCGAGATGGAGCTGTCCAATCAGCTGGAGCGCAAAAAG GAGGAGCTGAGGATCCTCTCACGGCACCTcgagggggagaagaagaagacGCAGACTCTGCTCTACGCCATGTTGCCTCGCCACGTAGCCAACCAGCAGAAGGAGGGCAAGAGGGTGGAAGCAG GTGAGTTCCAGGTGTGCACCATCCTGTTCAGTGATGTGGTCACCTTCAGCAATATCTGTGCTGCCTGCGAGCCCATCCAGATCGTCAACATGCTCAACTCCATGTACTCCAAGTTCGACCGCCTTACCAGCGTCCATGACGTGTACAAg GTGGAGACTATTGGAGATGCCTACATGGTGGTGGGTGGGGTTCCCATTCCAGCTGACAGCCATGCAGAGCGGGTGGCCAACTTTGCCCTTGTTATGCGTATCGCTGCCCGGGAGGTGACCAACCCTATCACTGGGCACCC GTACCAGATTCGGGTGGGTCTGCACACAGGTCCAGTGCTGGCTGGTGTGGTAGGGGACAAGATGCCTCGATACTGCCTGTTTGGAGATACGGTCAACACTGCCTCCCGCATGGAGAGTCACGGAGTGCCTGACGACATACACCTCAGCCCCTTCACATACAG TGCGCTGGAAGATAAGGGCTTTGACATCCTGGAAAGAGGAGAGATCCAGGTGAAGGGGAAAGGCCTGATGACCACCTACTTCCTGCTGCAgaacctgtgtgtgtctgaggacACCATCATGGCCAGAGGGACAGGAGAGCCCTGCGTGTACAGAGACAACCAGCAGGGGgcgggagagagcgagatagatgAGGCAATGTGGGTTTGTTCAATTGCTAGCTAG
- the LOC121846750 gene encoding putative potassium channel regulatory protein, with the protein MSAQDLITFNIGGQTFTTTLSTLRRHQDSRIARILDGKDADFKVISGQVFVDRDGTFFKYILDYMRTGQITLPAEFSDYNGLAQEAQFYGLHPLALWVERNSHRSRVEVLELRFSVQETHGFFQIFCSNNKTLEALARRISIFVEHPNLNGNFPHLPQNSSTPHPVPVQRPSHHNMVFHCGTDQLARDDFSARFVTIEPDDRKLLNSTNVLGLLVDTLLKDGFRLIDTRTVSQEEKTECYMFERSRNTQIVVLSETPRAEHLRRQDTQSQLGEGKKK; encoded by the exons ATGAGTGCCCAGGACTTAATAACATTCAATATTGGAGGTCAAACATTCACCACTACTCTGTCAACTCTCAGAAGACACCAAGACTCAAGAATAGCTAGGATCCTGGATGGCAAAGACGCAGATTTTAAAGTTATCAGTGGACAAGTTTTTGTAGATAGAGATGGGACTTTCTTTAAATACATCCTGGATTATATGAGGACAGGTCAAATCACCTTGCCAGCAGAATTCTCTGACTACAATGGCTTGGCTCAAGAAGCACAGTTCTATGGTTTGCATCCTTTGGCACTTTGGGTTGAGAGGAACAGCCATCGATCCAGAGTTGAGGTTCTAGAGTTGCGCTTCTCTGTCCAGGAAACTCACGGATTCTTCCAAATATTCTGCTCCAACAACAAAACTCTGGAGGCTTTGGCGAGAAGGATATCCATTTTTGTGGAACATCCAAATCTGAATGGGAATTTCCCACACCTGCCTCAGAACTCCAGCACACCTCATCCTGTACCGGTCCAGAGACCCTCTCACCACAACATGGTGTTCCACTGTGGGACTGACCAACTAGCCAGGGATGACTTCTCTGCCAG GTTTGTAACTATTGAGCCGGATGACAGAAAGCTTCTCAACAGCACCAACGTCCTGGGCCTGCTGGTAGACACCCTTCTGAAGGATGGGTTTCGCCTGATCGACACAAGGACAGTTTCCCAAGAGGAGAAGACTGAATGCTACATGTTTGAAAGGAGCAGAAATACCCAGATCGTTGTACTGAGTGAAACCCCCAGGGCAGAACATCTCAGAAGACAGGACACACAGAGCCAGCTTGGTGAAGGAAAGAAAAAGTGA